One Aquarana catesbeiana isolate 2022-GZ linkage group LG11, ASM4218655v1, whole genome shotgun sequence genomic window carries:
- the LOC141112475 gene encoding LRRN4 C-terminal-like protein, with amino-acid sequence MSCDKQLSLSCLLLLLSLCATITGLPAEKNSTAEPEDNKNNTVPLSYTMSPLTTASSDYKGEQSSVPQPRKITQSQKTTRERIQFITEDIDYDSYEDDEDNSYKKHFTLPPQVPYDACPFDRCKHLELPCSEIQERAGGKCLCPGINGPTIPPDAPSLNVITPGQTGTSVSWCSPLSTVQGYRVLYGAPEGPLEQGPLLNQSYRFFSIPNLVPGMTYRVCVVAINDAGESQIEPRDEEEGWPGQQGIAGPCAIYNTYDPYGSYIYLAVGIGLAILAGLLGIFVCVYWFRCRKRSRKIKRAIGEEMGVTNMSFRAESVENL; translated from the exons ATGTCTTGTGACAAACAG TTATCTCTTTCTTGCCTACTTCTACTTCTTTCGCTTTGCGCAACCATCACAGGTTTACCCGCTGAGAAGAATAGCACAGCAGAACCAGAGGATAACAAAAACAACACAGTACCACTGAGTTACACCATGAGTCCTCTCACCACTGCTTCTTCAGACTACAAAGGCGAGCAGTCTTCTGTTCCTCAACCACGCAAGATCACACAAAGTCAAAAGACAACACGAGAAAGAATTCAGTTCATAACTGAAGACATTGACTATGACAGCTATGAGGACGACGAGGACAACAGTTATAAGAAGCATTTCACTTTGCCCCCACAAGTACCTTATGATGCTTGTCCCTTTGACCGTTGCAAGCATCTGGAGCTCCCATGCAGTGAAATACAGGAGCGTGCTGGGGGCAAATGCCTTTGTCCTGGGATAAATGGACCTACCATTCCTCCTGATGCTCCAAGTTTAAATGTCATAACTCCTGGACAAACAGGCACCAGTGTGAGCTGGTGTTCCCCTCTGTCAACAGTGCAGGGATACAGGGTGCTGTATGGTGCTCCAGAAGGACCACTGGAGCAGGGACCCTTGCTCAATCAATCTTATCGCTTCTTCTCAATACCCAACCTTGTCCCAGGCATGACTTACAGGGTGTGTGTTGTGGCCATAAATGATGCAGGAGAAAGCCAAATAGAGCCAAGGGATGAAGAAGAGGGATGGCCTGGCCAGCAAGGCATTGCAGGTCCATGTGCCATCTATAATACCTATGACCCCTACGGATCATACATTTACTTGGCAGTAGGAATTGGCTTGGCAATTCTTGCAGGTCTTTTAGGGATATTTGTTTGTGTTTATTGGTTTAGGTGTAGAAAGAGGAGTAGAAAAATTAAACGGGCAATTGGGGAGGAGATGGGGGTCACCAATATGTCATTTAGGGCAGAAAGTGTTGAGAATCTGTGA